In Teredinibacter franksiae, a single window of DNA contains:
- a CDS encoding adenosine kinase, with protein MSIYDIYGIGAALVDTEIEVTDLDLADLEIDKGVMTLVDEERQRELISALSTHLVASKRASGGSAANSIIAASYFGARNFYSCRVASDDNGQFYLDDLSAAGVDYHNRNGSSEGITGKCLVMITADAERTMNTFLGTSEHISEDDIDIEALTQSKYAYIEGYLVTSATGRPAAIRLRELAEENNVKTALSLSDPAIVNYFHEGLTEMIGEKVDILFCNEAEAINFTKTDTLTDAAEALKKSARTYAITRGNKGALLFDGENHTEVSAHSVTAIDTNGAGDMFAGAFLFGISRGMDFASAGALASKAAAKVVTQFGPRLAPEQHQELLEG; from the coding sequence ATGAGCATTTATGATATTTACGGCATTGGCGCCGCCTTGGTTGACACTGAGATTGAAGTTACTGATCTCGATTTAGCCGACCTAGAAATAGACAAAGGCGTGATGACTCTGGTAGACGAAGAGCGTCAGCGCGAACTGATTAGCGCACTTTCCACCCACCTTGTTGCCTCCAAGCGCGCAAGCGGGGGCTCAGCAGCAAACAGCATTATCGCCGCAAGTTATTTTGGCGCCAGAAATTTTTATAGCTGTCGTGTTGCCAGTGACGATAACGGCCAATTTTATCTCGATGATTTATCCGCTGCAGGGGTTGATTACCACAACCGGAACGGCTCCAGCGAAGGGATTACCGGTAAATGCCTAGTGATGATTACAGCGGATGCCGAACGTACCATGAATACTTTTTTAGGTACAAGCGAACACATATCCGAAGACGATATCGACATAGAAGCTTTAACACAGTCCAAATACGCCTACATTGAAGGCTACCTAGTAACCTCTGCCACTGGCCGCCCCGCCGCCATCAGGCTACGAGAGCTAGCTGAAGAGAATAATGTTAAAACCGCTCTCAGCCTTTCAGACCCAGCAATTGTTAACTATTTCCATGAAGGGTTAACAGAAATGATTGGCGAAAAAGTAGACATTCTGTTCTGTAATGAAGCAGAAGCAATAAATTTCACCAAAACAGACACCCTAACGGACGCAGCAGAAGCCCTGAAAAAATCGGCGCGCACCTATGCGATTACGCGTGGAAACAAAGGCGCCCTGCTATTTGATGGGGAAAACCACACCGAAGTGTCGGCACACTCGGTAACCGCTATCGACACTAACGGTGCTGGTGATATGTTCGCAGGGGCATTTTTGTTTGGTATCAGTAGAGGAATGGACTTTGCTAGTGCGGGAGCCTTGGCAAGTAAGGCCGCCGCTAAAGTGGTAACCCAGTTCGGCCCACGGCTGGCACCAGAGCAACACCAGGAGCTGCTCGAGGGCTAG
- the accB gene encoding acetyl-CoA carboxylase biotin carboxyl carrier protein produces the protein MDIRKIKKLIELLEESNVEELEIKEGEESVRISRGSRSAANPAMQPMYQPAYQPVPAAPAAAAPVAPAEAPPAAAPSGHQVVSPMVGTFYRSPSPDSSPFVEVGQSVKAGDVICIVEAMKMMNQIEADKSGVIEAILADDGEPVEFDQPLLVIA, from the coding sequence ATGGACATTCGCAAAATTAAGAAACTGATTGAGTTACTGGAAGAATCCAACGTTGAAGAGTTGGAAATCAAGGAAGGGGAAGAATCTGTGCGCATTAGCCGTGGCTCGCGCTCAGCGGCCAACCCTGCGATGCAACCGATGTATCAACCAGCCTATCAGCCGGTACCCGCCGCCCCAGCAGCGGCTGCTCCAGTAGCGCCGGCTGAAGCACCTCCAGCGGCGGCCCCCAGTGGTCATCAAGTAGTGTCACCTATGGTAGGCACCTTTTACCGCTCCCCCAGCCCCGACTCCTCACCTTTTGTTGAAGTAGGGCAATCGGTAAAAGCTGGCGATGTCATTTGCATTGTTGAGGCGATGAAGATGATGAATCAGATCGAAGCAGACAAATCGGGTGTTATCGAAGCCATTCTGGCCGACGATGGCGAACCCGTAGAATTTGATCAGCCACTGCTTGTTATTGCCTAA
- a CDS encoding DUF1631 domain-containing protein — MSRLIRGDEDKTADSSGEHAPLLLPLSNSAVVSHLKACQSLAADHSRDAFRQYLKVLDDAISVEIDGAKSDQEASELAEVQRSIRQNREELERYFTGYLSEGFVKFKKRELQTSVGGGGEDDQLSLVDNEDLEETIAISSITQRADSYFAEPIWALNQRFAVLNGGEHVTEASNPTSPIQYCESLRKALKLLPVDQKVKQLAYRLYDDQLIATLKTITEEVNQYLKHEGVLPNLKYSTPTGSAPASALVAGEDAPAVEQQQMTGAGLPDPSLPPEEYQGSLVQAIRGLQSQLVGAAGSPLPPGGVMVSSDDLMGALQALQTSGAESSSIEGVPQGQIVPLDISEIVDRLHSQLQSEESDGAVDKGDMQTIDLVGLLFEYMLNDENLPDSVKALLSYLHTPFLKIAFIDPGFFEQTEHPARVLLNSLAEAGSRWVGNDGTCQYDMYTKIKDTVNRILKEFDNDVKFITELLLEFSSYTKNIFRRQELMEKRATEKAQGEEKLREVKLRVNDEVQGRTDGRELPSAVLLFLLQPWSDYLSFALLRYGEKSDKWGKALAIVDDILWCVEPKDAPADKTRQLEIHDDLIAAIKSGFETIGYDQAKGNKLVEALSSLIKLAMQSKKAEPAPAPMRDKLERIAAEKAGTKEARNENSTPEEKQMVESLKMIEFGTWFEFEGGKRLKVAWYNARTSHYMLVDQMGKRVDMMSGLNLARQMIGSKAKIISGSSKPFFERALENIFHKLNEKAEAIKPGEEDEAS; from the coding sequence ATGTCAAGACTTATCCGAGGTGATGAAGATAAAACAGCCGACTCTTCCGGGGAGCATGCTCCGCTTTTACTTCCGTTATCGAATTCGGCTGTTGTATCCCATTTAAAAGCTTGCCAAAGCCTCGCGGCGGATCATTCTCGGGACGCCTTTCGTCAATACCTCAAAGTGTTAGACGATGCTATTAGCGTTGAAATCGATGGCGCCAAGTCTGACCAGGAAGCTTCAGAGTTAGCCGAAGTTCAGCGCTCGATTCGCCAGAACCGGGAGGAGTTGGAGCGTTATTTTACCGGGTATCTGTCGGAAGGGTTTGTTAAGTTTAAGAAGCGCGAGCTACAAACCAGCGTGGGCGGTGGCGGTGAAGACGACCAGCTTTCATTGGTTGATAACGAAGACCTTGAAGAAACGATTGCCATTTCTTCAATTACCCAGCGAGCTGATTCCTATTTTGCTGAACCGATTTGGGCCCTGAATCAGCGGTTTGCTGTGCTTAATGGCGGTGAGCATGTTACTGAAGCCAGCAATCCCACCTCACCTATTCAGTATTGTGAATCGCTGCGTAAAGCGTTGAAGCTTCTTCCTGTCGATCAAAAGGTAAAGCAGCTCGCCTATCGGTTATATGATGATCAACTTATCGCCACGCTAAAAACCATTACGGAAGAAGTAAATCAATATCTGAAGCACGAAGGCGTGCTACCTAATCTGAAATACAGTACTCCCACGGGTAGCGCCCCGGCCTCTGCTCTTGTAGCCGGTGAGGATGCTCCTGCGGTAGAACAACAACAAATGACCGGGGCAGGTTTGCCGGACCCTAGTTTGCCGCCTGAAGAGTATCAAGGTAGCTTGGTTCAAGCGATACGGGGCCTGCAAAGTCAGCTTGTTGGGGCCGCGGGATCCCCACTGCCACCCGGCGGGGTTATGGTTTCCTCCGATGACCTAATGGGTGCTCTTCAAGCGCTACAGACAAGCGGCGCAGAGTCGTCCAGTATCGAAGGTGTACCGCAAGGTCAAATCGTACCACTGGATATCTCAGAAATAGTCGATCGCTTACATTCCCAGCTGCAGTCTGAAGAGAGTGATGGGGCTGTGGATAAGGGCGACATGCAAACCATCGATTTGGTGGGCTTGCTGTTTGAGTATATGCTCAATGACGAAAATCTACCGGATTCGGTAAAGGCTCTACTGAGCTATTTACACACCCCGTTTTTGAAAATTGCGTTTATTGATCCCGGTTTTTTCGAGCAGACAGAGCACCCCGCTCGTGTATTGCTGAATAGCTTGGCTGAAGCGGGTTCTCGCTGGGTGGGTAACGACGGCACTTGTCAGTACGACATGTATACAAAAATTAAGGATACCGTTAACCGTATTCTTAAAGAGTTTGATAACGACGTTAAATTTATTACAGAGCTTTTACTTGAGTTTAGTAGCTACACCAAAAATATTTTTCGTCGTCAGGAGTTGATGGAAAAACGCGCAACAGAAAAAGCCCAAGGTGAAGAAAAGCTACGAGAAGTAAAATTACGCGTGAACGATGAAGTGCAGGGGCGTACTGATGGTCGCGAATTACCCTCCGCTGTCCTGCTGTTTTTACTACAGCCATGGTCGGATTATCTGAGTTTTGCATTGTTACGTTACGGTGAAAAGTCAGATAAATGGGGTAAAGCGCTGGCGATTGTCGATGATATTCTTTGGTGTGTGGAACCAAAAGATGCCCCTGCTGATAAGACGCGTCAATTAGAAATTCATGATGACTTAATTGCCGCGATCAAATCGGGCTTCGAAACTATCGGCTATGATCAAGCCAAGGGCAATAAATTAGTTGAGGCGCTTTCGTCGCTGATTAAGTTGGCGATGCAAAGCAAAAAAGCTGAGCCAGCGCCGGCACCCATGCGAGATAAGCTCGAGAGAATTGCGGCGGAGAAAGCTGGAACCAAGGAAGCTCGAAATGAAAATTCAACCCCCGAAGAAAAGCAAATGGTTGAAAGCCTCAAAATGATTGAGTTTGGTACTTGGTTTGAATTTGAGGGCGGCAAGCGCTTGAAAGTTGCTTGGTATAATGCGCGTACATCCCATTACATGTTGGTAGATCAAATGGGTAAACGTGTGGATATGATGTCTGGCCTTAATCTTGCTCGACAGATGATTGGCAGCAAGGCAAAAATTATTTCGGGTAGCTCTAAGCCCTTCTTTGAGCGAGCGCTGGAAAATATTTTCCATAAGCTTAACGAAAAAGCAGAAGCCATTAAGCCGGGAGAGGAAGATGAAGCCAGCTGA
- a CDS encoding copper chaperone PCu(A)C — translation MAVPPPGLHTGAVYFVLRNNSDQTLIVNHIHSPISDHIEVHRNYYEEGLMKMRPVPHVSVVAGGKMRFEPGGYHLMVFDMSPTPEIGSSFELTIEFENGITATGIVVAKRLAQ, via the coding sequence ATGGCTGTTCCGCCACCGGGGCTGCATACGGGGGCGGTATATTTCGTACTGCGCAACAATTCTGACCAAACCTTGATCGTGAATCATATACATTCCCCCATATCCGATCATATTGAAGTACATCGAAACTATTATGAGGAGGGGCTTATGAAAATGCGGCCAGTTCCTCATGTTTCCGTTGTGGCTGGTGGCAAAATGCGCTTTGAGCCGGGCGGCTACCATTTAATGGTGTTCGATATGTCACCAACGCCGGAAATTGGGAGCTCTTTCGAGTTGACCATAGAGTTTGAAAACGGCATTACTGCCACTGGGATTGTAGTAGCCAAGAGATTGGCTCAGTAA
- the aroQ gene encoding type II 3-dehydroquinate dehydratase, with protein sequence MATILVLHGPNLNLLGTREPEVYGSTTLADINQKLTSLCIEKGHHLHALQSNAEYELIDRIHDARNEGVDFIVINPAGFTHTSVALRDALAAVDIPFVECHMSNVFSREPFRHHSYFSDLAKGVICGFSAQSYELALQAAFIHLESQE encoded by the coding sequence ATGGCAACGATTCTGGTGTTACACGGCCCCAACCTAAATCTGTTGGGCACCCGCGAACCCGAAGTCTACGGCTCTACGACTCTTGCCGACATCAACCAAAAGCTTACCTCGCTATGTATTGAAAAGGGACATCATCTTCACGCCCTTCAAAGTAATGCTGAGTACGAACTGATCGATCGCATTCACGACGCTCGCAATGAAGGTGTCGATTTTATTGTGATCAACCCCGCCGGTTTTACTCACACCAGCGTCGCACTTAGAGACGCGCTGGCGGCAGTGGATATCCCCTTTGTGGAGTGCCACATGTCTAACGTATTCAGCCGCGAACCCTTTCGTCATCATTCTTATTTTTCTGATTTGGCAAAAGGTGTTATCTGCGGCTTCAGCGCTCAGAGTTACGAATTAGCTCTGCAGGCAGCATTTATACATTTAGAAAGCCAAGAATAG
- a CDS encoding N-acetylglucosaminyltransferase: MKKQYSIFCTWVLLGVISILPACGNQPVKSVAIKPSAAIESSAETFVARPDPVAAARSTLEQKFLEQAERAFARGRLTSPPHDNAYDKFHSVLMINPNNQTARSGLQAILIRYAEMIRKAHATSQYTRARVLMAQADVYYPGHRLLMQLKKDIQQTRKVYEQPGVRPIADIKSLQEFELPADTLRENKEALLPLLGSIAQRIKATDESIMIYARTDAEGRWIYSQLREAVPGYRVRGDIRLAKRPKVAILPPL, encoded by the coding sequence ATGAAGAAGCAATATTCAATCTTTTGTACTTGGGTGTTATTGGGGGTAATCAGTATTCTGCCGGCTTGTGGTAACCAGCCTGTAAAATCCGTGGCGATAAAGCCGAGCGCCGCCATAGAAAGTAGCGCCGAAACATTTGTTGCCCGCCCCGACCCGGTGGCGGCAGCAAGGAGTACCTTGGAGCAAAAATTTTTAGAGCAGGCCGAGCGCGCGTTTGCCCGGGGAAGGCTAACCTCCCCGCCGCACGATAATGCCTATGATAAGTTTCATTCTGTACTGATGATTAACCCTAACAACCAGACCGCGCGCTCTGGGTTACAGGCGATTTTAATTCGCTATGCCGAAATGATTAGAAAAGCTCATGCCACTAGCCAATACACAAGGGCGAGAGTGTTAATGGCGCAGGCCGATGTTTATTATCCAGGGCATCGTTTACTGATGCAGCTCAAAAAGGATATTCAGCAAACGCGGAAGGTATACGAGCAGCCAGGCGTGAGGCCAATAGCGGATATTAAATCGTTACAGGAATTTGAGCTGCCTGCGGATACCCTTCGAGAGAATAAAGAGGCGTTATTGCCCTTGTTGGGGAGTATTGCACAGCGCATTAAGGCGACCGACGAAAGCATAATGATTTATGCGCGCACCGATGCCGAGGGCCGGTGGATTTATAGCCAGCTCAGGGAAGCTGTTCCCGGATATCGAGTAAGAGGGGATATTCGCTTGGCTAAAAGACCAAAAGTAGCCATTCTGCCGCCCTTGTGA
- a CDS encoding protein-disulfide reductase DsbD family protein, whose protein sequence is MTNLCLSKIRALTLLSLLTALISTTSLADDFSFADSNEDEFLRVEDAYQVLVDTTDSQIQMHWTIAPGYYLYQHQFKLEAKNAKSTETLELIFEPGKRKFDEYFDKELEVYYLNTYLRSVLPSISMPYELKVTSQGCADAGLCYPPRKQYFQVDAKGAVTELEGSQLKTTASAANPVTQAQNTPPESPFLPAIILGALLGGLILNLMPCVFPVLSLKALSFASSGHADHKQHTHGWAYTAGVVGSFLVAAAIILTARQAGEMLGWGFQLQQPVFVAILAYLFLVMGLSLFGMFHIGTQFMGAGQALTSGSGVRSSFFTGVLAAVVASPCTAPFMAPALGVALTQSVFVALIIFASLGFGMALPFLALSYSPKLANYMPKPGAWMETLKQILAFPLLATCIWLLWVLGHQSGSTGTAYVLTGALLITFALWLTQFSPQTLGKKLALRGLIVVCLLAAAHLTWQIRSFTGSASNHYENWEPYTPARLQALNQTGKPVFVNLTADWCITCKVNETVAFSSKAFFARAEELGVTLLVGDWTNPDDDIAALLKRYNRSGIPLYMVFPNTINAEPEILPQLLTPDSIIDALNRSIAE, encoded by the coding sequence ATGACAAATCTTTGCCTTTCCAAAATTCGCGCGCTCACCCTTTTAAGCCTACTAACGGCACTGATTAGCACGACAAGCCTCGCGGACGATTTTAGCTTTGCCGACAGCAACGAAGACGAATTTCTTCGGGTTGAAGATGCCTATCAGGTTTTAGTCGATACAACAGACTCGCAGATCCAGATGCACTGGACAATAGCACCGGGCTACTACCTGTATCAGCATCAATTCAAACTGGAAGCCAAAAATGCAAAATCAACTGAAACACTTGAGCTGATTTTCGAGCCTGGAAAACGCAAGTTCGATGAGTACTTCGACAAGGAGCTGGAAGTTTACTACCTGAACACCTACCTACGCAGTGTATTACCCAGCATTTCTATGCCCTACGAATTAAAAGTTACCTCTCAGGGCTGCGCAGACGCCGGCCTCTGTTACCCTCCGCGAAAACAATATTTCCAAGTTGACGCCAAGGGTGCAGTCACTGAACTAGAGGGGTCTCAGCTCAAAACAACAGCGAGTGCCGCCAACCCCGTCACGCAGGCTCAAAACACACCACCCGAAAGCCCATTTCTGCCCGCCATTATCTTAGGTGCTCTACTTGGAGGGCTCATTCTTAACCTAATGCCGTGCGTTTTTCCAGTTCTGTCACTCAAAGCTTTAAGCTTTGCCTCCAGTGGCCACGCCGACCACAAGCAGCACACCCATGGCTGGGCCTATACCGCCGGTGTAGTGGGCTCTTTTTTGGTTGCGGCCGCTATTATCCTGACCGCACGCCAAGCAGGCGAAATGCTGGGCTGGGGCTTCCAGCTCCAACAGCCCGTCTTTGTCGCCATTCTCGCTTACCTTTTTTTGGTAATGGGCTTGAGCCTGTTTGGCATGTTCCATATCGGCACTCAGTTTATGGGCGCCGGCCAGGCGCTTACCTCTGGCAGCGGCGTACGGTCCTCGTTCTTTACCGGCGTGCTTGCCGCTGTTGTAGCCAGCCCCTGCACGGCACCTTTTATGGCTCCGGCTCTGGGAGTGGCGCTAACGCAGTCGGTATTCGTAGCATTAATTATTTTTGCCAGCCTTGGCTTTGGTATGGCACTGCCGTTTCTCGCTCTGAGCTACAGCCCAAAGCTGGCGAACTACATGCCCAAACCCGGCGCATGGATGGAAACACTCAAACAGATTCTCGCCTTTCCATTGCTGGCAACCTGCATCTGGCTACTCTGGGTGCTCGGCCACCAATCAGGCAGCACAGGAACCGCGTATGTATTAACCGGCGCACTGCTCATCACCTTTGCGCTCTGGCTTACCCAGTTTTCACCTCAGACTCTAGGGAAAAAGCTTGCGCTTCGCGGCCTTATTGTTGTCTGCCTCCTTGCAGCTGCACACCTCACCTGGCAAATCCGCTCCTTCACTGGAAGCGCATCCAACCACTACGAAAACTGGGAGCCCTATACGCCCGCGCGCCTTCAGGCCTTAAATCAGACAGGAAAACCTGTGTTCGTAAACCTCACGGCAGACTGGTGTATAACGTGTAAAGTGAACGAAACTGTAGCCTTCAGTTCCAAGGCATTTTTTGCCCGTGCGGAAGAGCTTGGCGTAACGCTTCTAGTTGGTGACTGGACCAACCCTGATGACGACATTGCCGCATTACTCAAACGCTACAACCGAAGCGGTATTCCTCTGTATATGGTATTCCCAAATACAATCAACGCGGAGCCGGAAATACTGCCCCAACTTTTAACCCCCGATAGCATTATTGATGCGCTGAACCGATCTATCGCCGAGTGA
- a CDS encoding 50S ribosomal protein L11 methyltransferase, with the protein MPWLQLRIDSSRDKAPIAEDALLDSGSLAVTLEDNANQPIFEPQLGETPLWRETRVTGLYEADIDTKTTLKNIQESYHQQAGETLDSAVWRILEDKDWEREWMSHYHPIQCADNLWICPSWTPRPTQML; encoded by the coding sequence ATGCCCTGGCTCCAGCTGCGAATAGACAGTTCGCGCGACAAGGCTCCCATTGCGGAAGATGCCTTATTGGACAGCGGCTCACTGGCTGTCACCCTTGAAGATAACGCGAACCAACCCATCTTCGAACCCCAACTGGGTGAAACCCCTCTTTGGCGGGAAACTCGGGTAACAGGCCTATACGAAGCCGATATCGACACAAAAACAACCCTGAAAAACATTCAGGAAAGTTATCACCAACAAGCAGGCGAAACCCTGGATTCTGCCGTTTGGCGCATACTCGAAGATAAAGACTGGGAACGGGAGTGGATGAGCCATTACCACCCAATTCAATGTGCTGACAACCTGTGGATCTGCCCGAGCTGGACCCCTCGCCCGACCCAAATGCTGTAA
- the hemL gene encoding glutamate-1-semialdehyde 2,1-aminomutase has protein sequence MTDMSSAFSRAQKTIPGGVNSPVRAFKAVGGEPIFVKRAKGAYLYDINDKRYIDYVLSWGPMLLGHADEDVLAAVTEKLQSGLSFGAPTEIETELAEKVCSIMPGMDKVRFVSSGTEATMSAIRLARGFTGRDKIIKFEGCYHGHSDSLLIKAGSGALTLGVPSSPGVPACLAEHTITLSYNNIEQVKEVFQQQGDQIACVIVEPVAGNMNCIPPLPGFLACLREVCSASGAQLILDEVMTGFRLGLSGAQGYYGIQPDITTLGKVMGGGMPVGAFGGREEIMDYIAPVGPVYQAGTLSGNPVAMAAGLKTLEKISAPGFYQPLFTKTQQLVNELQSVATQAGVAFTTNHVGTMWGGFFTEERTITNYQQVIACDTNRFNKFFHGMLKEGVYLAPASYEAAFMSAAHTDADIEFTVEAARRVFARL, from the coding sequence AATTCACCGGTACGTGCTTTTAAGGCCGTTGGTGGAGAGCCCATTTTTGTCAAACGCGCGAAGGGAGCCTACCTCTACGACATTAACGACAAGCGCTATATTGATTATGTACTTTCCTGGGGCCCCATGCTTTTGGGTCACGCCGATGAAGACGTGCTCGCGGCAGTAACAGAAAAGCTGCAGTCGGGTTTGAGCTTCGGCGCGCCAACGGAAATAGAGACCGAGCTGGCGGAAAAGGTTTGCTCGATTATGCCGGGGATGGATAAAGTCCGTTTTGTCAGCTCTGGAACCGAAGCCACCATGAGCGCCATTCGCCTCGCCCGAGGGTTTACTGGCCGGGATAAAATTATTAAATTTGAAGGCTGTTATCACGGTCACTCAGATTCATTGTTAATAAAAGCCGGAAGCGGCGCGCTTACACTCGGCGTACCCAGCTCACCAGGTGTTCCCGCCTGCCTAGCTGAGCACACCATTACCCTCAGCTATAACAATATTGAACAAGTTAAAGAGGTATTTCAGCAGCAGGGGGACCAAATTGCCTGTGTAATTGTGGAGCCGGTGGCAGGAAACATGAATTGCATCCCTCCGCTACCAGGCTTTTTAGCGTGTTTACGGGAAGTGTGCAGCGCATCTGGAGCGCAGTTAATTCTGGACGAAGTTATGACCGGCTTTCGCCTTGGCTTAAGTGGCGCACAAGGCTATTACGGTATTCAACCGGACATTACCACACTCGGAAAGGTCATGGGCGGAGGCATGCCTGTAGGTGCGTTTGGCGGCCGAGAAGAGATAATGGACTACATTGCTCCCGTTGGCCCTGTTTACCAAGCAGGTACGCTATCGGGAAATCCGGTTGCAATGGCCGCCGGCTTAAAAACCCTCGAAAAAATTTCTGCTCCAGGCTTTTACCAACCACTGTTTACTAAAACACAACAACTGGTAAATGAACTTCAATCAGTAGCCACACAGGCAGGCGTTGCGTTCACCACAAACCACGTGGGTACTATGTGGGGAGGTTTCTTCACTGAAGAGAGAACCATTACCAATTATCAACAGGTAATAGCCTGCGATACAAACAGATTTAATAAATTCTTTCACGGCATGCTAAAGGAGGGCGTTTACCTTGCGCCAGCTTCCTATGAAGCGGCTTTTATGTCGGCGGCACACACCGATGCGGATATTGAGTTTACGGTTGAGGCCGCTAGAAGAGTCTTTGCGCGACTATAG
- a CDS encoding DUF2333 family protein, whose protein sequence is MFKKISGSTEGLKQVVETRWQDFKSDLSESNRWIRFGLMGVAVYLLIAVSVGVYWSFEPDLMDLREKALAEVGGEEDRLVTGVATTASLISVVDTLLHKPGGYLSNDIAPPGVWLDNIPNWEYGVVIQVRDLAKAMREAFSRSQSQSTEDKDLALAEPQFNFDNRSWLLPPTEKEYREGMKYLRSYLLRLTDEEQQNAQFYTRADNINYWLGTVETRLGSLSQRLSASVGQRRLNTDLDGTPGAHQSTRSPKDQEIKTGFFEIDDVFYEARGSAWALTHFLKAIEMDFADVLEKKNARVSLQQIIRELEGTQQTVYSPMILNGSGFGMLANHSLVMANYISRAHAAIIDLRDLLSRG, encoded by the coding sequence ATGTTTAAGAAAATTTCAGGTTCTACAGAAGGCCTAAAGCAAGTGGTCGAAACGCGCTGGCAGGACTTTAAAAGTGATTTGTCGGAATCTAACCGCTGGATTCGTTTTGGTCTAATGGGGGTTGCTGTTTATTTACTGATAGCGGTGTCTGTGGGGGTATATTGGAGTTTCGAGCCCGATCTTATGGATTTACGCGAAAAGGCTTTGGCGGAAGTCGGTGGGGAAGAGGACCGCCTGGTAACCGGCGTTGCTACAACCGCCAGTTTAATTAGTGTGGTAGATACACTTCTACATAAGCCGGGTGGTTATCTGTCCAACGATATTGCGCCACCAGGTGTGTGGCTAGACAATATTCCCAACTGGGAATACGGCGTGGTAATACAGGTGCGCGACCTCGCTAAAGCAATGCGGGAAGCCTTTAGTCGTTCCCAGTCGCAGTCGACAGAAGATAAAGACCTAGCATTGGCTGAACCCCAGTTCAACTTCGACAATCGCAGTTGGTTGTTGCCGCCTACAGAAAAAGAATACCGGGAGGGCATGAAGTATTTGCGTTCTTATCTTTTACGGCTTACCGACGAAGAGCAGCAGAACGCGCAGTTTTATACGCGCGCTGACAACATCAATTATTGGCTGGGGACCGTTGAAACCCGGTTGGGCAGCTTGTCCCAGCGTCTTAGTGCCAGTGTAGGTCAGCGTCGATTGAATACAGATTTGGACGGAACACCAGGGGCTCACCAGTCGACCCGTTCGCCGAAAGACCAGGAAATAAAAACTGGTTTTTTTGAAATTGACGATGTTTTTTATGAGGCTCGTGGCAGCGCATGGGCTTTGACCCATTTTTTAAAAGCGATTGAAATGGATTTTGCTGATGTACTAGAAAAGAAAAATGCACGGGTGAGTTTGCAGCAGATAATTCGCGAACTGGAGGGCACACAACAGACGGTTTATAGCCCAATGATTTTAAACGGTAGTGGTTTTGGTATGTTGGCCAATCACTCGTTAGTGATGGCCAACTACATTTCCCGTGCCCATGCGGCGATTATTGATTTACGCGACTTGCTTTCCCGCGGTTAA